In Nitrososphaerota archaeon, a single genomic region encodes these proteins:
- a CDS encoding ABC transporter permease gives MRLSQSWIVAAKDFKTFRRKKNIIYSLVIIPLLVAILIPAVIGFVGQRNTSRTSPAELVVLLPAFLFFYVILAAYLSTPIASYTIAGEKVEKSLEPLLATPTTDGEILLGKGITAFFPPLAAVLGGSALFMLLMDLTTVDKLGYYYFPNWNSAIVILLLLPLALLMSVQMNVIVSSRVTDIRSGQQLGALTIIPFVGLYVAGELNLINLGDASNLLIVAGALVVVDVLLFFVSRATFRREEILTRWK, from the coding sequence GTGCGGCTCTCCCAGTCCTGGATCGTAGCGGCGAAGGACTTCAAGACTTTCCGCAGGAAGAAGAACATCATCTATTCGTTAGTCATCATTCCGCTTCTCGTCGCCATTCTCATCCCCGCAGTCATAGGCTTCGTCGGCCAGAGGAACACCAGCCGCACGTCCCCTGCCGAGCTGGTGGTCCTGCTACCTGCGTTCCTCTTCTTCTACGTCATTCTGGCCGCGTATCTCTCTACTCCGATAGCATCGTACACCATCGCTGGCGAAAAAGTCGAGAAGAGCCTTGAGCCGCTGCTTGCGACGCCAACAACAGACGGCGAGATTCTCCTCGGAAAGGGGATAACTGCCTTCTTTCCGCCGCTGGCTGCGGTGCTGGGAGGATCCGCGCTCTTCATGCTTCTCATGGATCTTACCACCGTGGACAAGCTTGGTTACTACTATTTCCCAAACTGGAATTCAGCCATCGTTATACTCCTGCTTCTTCCGCTCGCTTTGTTGATGAGCGTACAAATGAATGTAATCGTGTCCTCGAGGGTGACCGACATCAGATCTGGACAACAACTCGGGGCGCTGACAATCATTCCGTTTGTGGGGCTGTATGTCGCTGGGGAGCTGAACTTGATCAACCTCGGAGACGCCAGCAACCTGCTGATAGTTGCGGGAGCTTTGGTCGTGGTAGACGTGCTGCTTTTCTTCGTCTCGAGAGCGACCTTCCGCAGAGAGGAGATACTGACAAGATGGAAGTAG
- a CDS encoding isoprenylcysteine carboxylmethyltransferase family protein, producing the protein MSLLHPAIELAVFYVVFGLWLLITFIVEPLIIGRGGRRERRTQEDRGSALLIFIGTFAAIVVAFSLGGANVTLLPDWTFLVGITLMFVGIVIREWAIMTLREFFLFRVGVLKDHKVVDSGPYKLVRHPGYGGAIATFVGIGFATQSLVGVLVLFVISGVVYGYRIVVEERALVRDLDGPYSEYMRRTKRLIPFLL; encoded by the coding sequence TTGAGCCTTCTTCATCCGGCGATCGAACTCGCCGTATTCTACGTCGTCTTCGGGCTGTGGCTTCTCATCACTTTCATCGTCGAACCGTTAATCATAGGGAGAGGAGGCAGAAGAGAGAGGAGGACGCAGGAAGACAGAGGGTCGGCTCTGCTGATCTTCATCGGCACCTTCGCGGCGATTGTAGTGGCCTTCTCGCTGGGAGGCGCCAACGTCACACTCCTCCCCGACTGGACCTTCCTCGTCGGGATTACCCTCATGTTCGTCGGCATCGTAATCAGGGAATGGGCGATCATGACCCTCAGGGAGTTCTTTCTGTTCAGGGTCGGCGTCTTGAAAGACCACAAGGTTGTGGACTCGGGGCCCTACAAGCTGGTTCGGCACCCAGGCTACGGCGGCGCAATAGCCACCTTCGTGGGAATCGGCTTCGCGACTCAATCCCTGGTAGGAGTCCTGGTTCTGTTTGTGATTAGCGGTGTTGTCTATGGTTACAGGATAGTGGTGGAGGAGCGGGCGTTGGTTCGTGACCTCGACGGGCCGTATTCGGAGTATATGCGCAGGACGAAGCGGTTGATTCCCTTCCTTCTGTAG
- a CDS encoding signal peptidase I: MRLPKGLPKRLGISLLIALFAAAILLPISMGTLTYPMTVVNGNSMYPALQNGDLVVFHSAPQGEIPNGTVIVFVQSGTGISALDSLLKPVLIHRIVGTVIQSDRTINYETKGDNNQQPDPGLVPSARILGTPEVVIPKVGLVVMFAQSPQGLVTIVGLITFAYIGGSEAKAKKDEEKGAFLGALAQMSLNGELPDGVFKKFELAVNYIQDLNPDQITDGRVLALVDWIKKGGLDAGWKVNRTLCPVCSTTATNFECSNGLLLTVCPSCVSGLPR, from the coding sequence ATGAGGCTACCCAAGGGGCTCCCGAAGAGGCTTGGAATCAGCCTTCTCATCGCTTTGTTCGCCGCCGCGATACTCCTTCCGATCTCCATGGGGACCCTGACCTATCCGATGACGGTAGTCAATGGCAACAGCATGTACCCCGCGCTGCAGAACGGGGACCTGGTCGTCTTCCACTCGGCGCCCCAGGGGGAGATCCCCAACGGCACCGTCATCGTATTTGTCCAGAGCGGGACCGGGATATCGGCCCTCGATTCCCTCCTGAAGCCCGTCCTCATCCACAGGATAGTAGGCACGGTCATTCAGAGCGATAGGACGATCAACTATGAAACGAAGGGGGACAACAACCAACAGCCTGACCCGGGGCTCGTTCCCTCGGCCAGAATCCTTGGCACTCCGGAAGTCGTGATCCCCAAGGTGGGCCTCGTTGTCATGTTCGCCCAGTCCCCGCAGGGGCTCGTCACCATTGTGGGGCTGATCACATTCGCGTACATAGGGGGGAGTGAAGCAAAGGCGAAGAAGGATGAAGAGAAGGGGGCTTTCCTAGGCGCCCTTGCCCAGATGTCGCTGAACGGAGAGCTACCTGACGGGGTTTTCAAGAAGTTCGAGCTGGCAGTCAACTACATCCAAGACTTGAACCCTGACCAGATTACGGATGGAAGGGTCCTGGCGCTGGTCGACTGGATCAAGAAGGGAGGGTTGGATGCAGGGTGGAAAGTGAACAGGACACTCTGCCCTGTCTGCTCGACGACTGCCACCAATTTCGAGTGCTCTAATGGACTCCTCCTGACTGTCTGCCCGAGCTGTGTTTCAGGCCTCCCTAGATAG
- a CDS encoding protoporphyrinogen oxidase, with protein MKILVAYASKAGSTRGIAEFIGEKLRALGLQVDVQEVTSVSDVSGYDAFVVGSAVYMFHWMKEAKQFLSRNKRLLLGRPVWLFSSGPVGTSRTNPKGQDLLDVSVSGPKELEELMAVRPREHKIFFGVLDGSKLTGATGFMYRMVRRSEEARKSMPEGDFRDWSEIGAWADDIAEALRTVPAV; from the coding sequence ATGAAGATCCTCGTGGCCTATGCGAGCAAGGCCGGGAGCACAAGAGGCATTGCCGAGTTCATCGGAGAGAAGCTGCGGGCGCTGGGGTTGCAGGTTGACGTCCAAGAGGTCACCTCTGTCAGTGACGTCAGTGGCTACGACGCTTTTGTCGTCGGGAGTGCCGTTTACATGTTCCACTGGATGAAAGAGGCGAAGCAGTTCCTTTCTCGGAACAAGCGACTCCTCTTAGGAAGGCCCGTCTGGCTCTTCAGTAGTGGGCCCGTGGGGACGAGCAGGACCAACCCCAAGGGGCAAGACCTGCTGGACGTGTCGGTGTCAGGGCCGAAAGAGCTGGAAGAGCTGATGGCGGTCAGGCCGCGCGAGCACAAGATCTTCTTCGGAGTGCTGGACGGCTCGAAGTTGACGGGTGCCACTGGTTTCATGTACAGGATGGTCCGCCGGAGCGAGGAAGCCCGCAAGTCGATGCCCGAGGGAGACTTTCGCGACTGGAGTGAAATCGGGGCCTGGGCTGACGACATCGCGGAGGCTCTTCGGACGGTCCCGGCGGTTTGA
- a CDS encoding ABC transporter ATP-binding protein, protein MIETENLTKRFGGLTAVDNLTLKVNDGEVFGFLGPNGAGKTTTVRMLCCLISKTSGEARIGDYDIGRNEDALKIRKLIGLVPDNVGLYDDLSAYDNLDFYGKLYGCTEAQRKENIQRFLTMLGLWEKRDVMAGTFSKGMKQKLAIARALIHEPKLLFMDEPTANLDPESAKTVRDFILELKKEKRTIFLNTHNLDEAQRICDRIGILKTKLIATGTPQELERALSSGGGTRRTVVLLQEQATGAILAGVRKLPAVGGVTAEGNKLEVALSDPEKQNASVVEAIAKAGGHIQSVTIVGASLEDVYLKLVKEGGGS, encoded by the coding sequence ATGATTGAAACTGAAAATCTCACGAAGAGATTCGGTGGCCTCACAGCCGTTGACAACCTGACCCTCAAAGTCAACGATGGGGAAGTTTTTGGCTTCCTCGGGCCCAACGGGGCAGGGAAGACCACCACCGTGCGGATGCTCTGCTGCCTCATCTCGAAGACGAGCGGCGAGGCCAGGATTGGCGACTACGACATAGGGAGGAACGAGGACGCCCTAAAGATCAGGAAGCTCATCGGCTTGGTGCCTGACAACGTGGGCCTCTACGACGACCTGAGCGCCTATGACAACCTGGACTTTTACGGCAAGCTGTATGGCTGCACGGAGGCCCAGAGGAAGGAGAACATCCAGCGATTCCTTACGATGCTCGGGCTGTGGGAGAAGAGGGACGTCATGGCGGGAACCTTCTCCAAGGGGATGAAGCAGAAGCTCGCCATCGCGCGCGCCCTCATACACGAGCCAAAGCTCCTCTTCATGGACGAACCCACGGCCAACTTGGACCCCGAGTCCGCCAAGACTGTCAGGGATTTCATCCTCGAGCTGAAGAAGGAGAAGAGAACCATCTTTCTCAACACGCACAACCTGGACGAGGCCCAGAGGATATGCGACAGGATTGGGATCTTGAAAACAAAGCTCATCGCGACGGGTACTCCCCAGGAACTCGAGAGGGCGCTGAGCAGCGGAGGAGGCACGAGGAGGACAGTCGTGCTGCTTCAGGAGCAAGCGACGGGCGCGATTCTGGCGGGAGTGAGGAAGCTCCCCGCCGTGGGAGGCGTCACAGCAGAAGGGAACAAGCTAGAGGTCGCGTTGAGCGACCCTGAGAAGCAGAACGCTTCTGTTGTCGAGGCGATCGCCAAGGCCGGAGGGCACATCCAGTCTGTGACGATAGTCGGCGCCTCACTTGAAGACGTCTACCTGAAGCTGGTGAAGGAAGGAGGGGGGAGTTAG
- a CDS encoding dihydrofolate reductase family protein: MRRIFLYMTVTFDGFLSGPHNELDWFVPGQDDEMNKDILRILDSADSLMMGYPTAPGMMAYWKEVGEKRADPKWMLDIADAMDNKRVFVISNENEDLKMENAELVVAKNDKELTSAVKKLRESKGGNICILGGVRTAQNLSRLDLIDEYILMVHPVAIAHGKPLFISKTGLESVSSKSYNSGVMQMRFRPARV, translated from the coding sequence ATGAGAAGAATATTCTTGTACATGACAGTGACCTTCGACGGATTTCTATCTGGCCCGCATAACGAGCTCGACTGGTTTGTGCCAGGTCAGGACGACGAGATGAACAAAGACATACTGCGGATATTGGATAGCGCGGATTCGCTAATGATGGGCTACCCGACTGCCCCAGGAATGATGGCTTACTGGAAGGAGGTGGGAGAGAAGAGAGCGGATCCAAAGTGGATGCTTGACATTGCAGATGCGATGGATAACAAACGCGTTTTTGTGATCTCCAACGAGAATGAAGACCTGAAGATGGAAAACGCGGAACTTGTTGTTGCAAAGAACGACAAGGAGTTGACCTCCGCAGTGAAGAAGCTAAGGGAAAGCAAGGGGGGGAACATCTGCATTCTGGGAGGCGTTCGTACCGCGCAGAATCTTTCAAGATTGGACCTAATCGACGAGTATATTCTGATGGTGCACCCGGTTGCGATAGCTCATGGCAAGCCTCTTTTCATCAGCAAGACGGGGCTAGAATCTGTCAGCTCCAAGTCATACAATTCGGGGGTCATGCAGATGCGCTTCCGTCCGGCAAGAGTCTGA